The Fusobacterium massiliense DNA window AGTTATAAGAGATAATTTTATTAAACTTATACAGGAAGCTAAAAAAACAATTTTAATTCAAACACCCTATTTTGTACCAGATGATCTGTTACTAGATACATTAAAAACAGCAATAATATCTGGTATTGATGTAAAAATAATGATACCATCTAAAGCTGACCATCCATTTATTTATTGGGTAAATCAATTTTATGCCGGAGAATTATTAAGATTAGGAGCAAATATTTATAGGTATGAAAATGGCTTTATTCACTCTAAAACTTTAAGTGTAGATGATGAAGTTATTTCTGTTGGAACTTGTAATTTTGATTATAGAAGTTTTTACCTTAATTTTGAAATAAATATAAATATATATAATAAAGAGATTGCAACTGAGTTTAAAAATCAATTCTATAGAGATATTTCTTATTCTCAAAAAATAACTTTAAAAAAATTTAAAAAAAGAGATATCTTTATAAAAGTAAGAGAATCTGTTTTTAGATTGCTCTCACCTTTACTATAAGAATAGGAGAAAAATGAGCGTTTACAATAATTTAACTAATTTTGAAAAAGAATTTATTGAAGATATATATTCTATTTCAATAAAAAAAATTGAAAATATAAATAGTGGTATCCTTAATTCCAATTTTTATATTTTTACAGATAACAAAAAATATGTTCTTAGAATCTTTGAAGAAACTAGAGACTATAAAGAAGATGAACAAGAGCTTATCTTATTAGAAAAATTAAAAAATATTATCCCAGTTTCTACTGCAATTAAAAATAAAAAAGAAGAATATATTTCTGTTTTAAATAATAAAAAATTTTCTCTTTTTGAGTATATTAATGGAGAAAGCATTAAAAAAACGAATCAATTTTTAATAAGGGAAATAGGAAGATATTTGGGAAAATTTCATGGATTTACTGCAAATATAAAAGCAGAAGATTTTAACAGAAGTACTAGAATTAATTTTGACTTTTACTATAAAAAAATTAAAGAAGCTAATATAAACTTTGAAAATAAAAATCTTATTTTAGAAGAAGCTAAAAAAATTGAAAATATAAACTTTTCTGATTTACCATCAGGAATAATTCACTCTGATATTTTTCCAGATAATGTACTTATGGAAAACAATAAAATAAATGCTATTATAGATTTTAACGAAAGTTACTATGCTCCTTTTATTATAGATTTGGCAATAGTTATAAATTTTTGGATTAAAATATTTGCATTTGATAAATTTGAAGAATTAGAGTTAATTAGAGATTTCTTTAATAATTACTCTCAATTTAGAAAAATCACTAAAGAAGAATTAAAAAATATGGATTTAGCTTGTAAAAAAGTAGCTTTAACTTTTGTTCTTTTAAGAGCATATAAAGAAAAAGTAGAAAAATCTTACGATACTGCCGTAAATATTGAAAAAAAATCCTATTTAGATTTGATAAAATTAATATAAAAATATTACTACAAATTTTAATTTGTTGATTTAAAAATAGTTCGTTATAACCAGATTTCTTAACGATTAAAAATCAAGAGTTCGCTACAAATTTGGCAAAACTCGCTAACTTGCTAACAAGTTAGCTCAGACACGCCAAGATTTGTTCGGCTCACTCTATTTGATTTTTAATCTAAAATCTGGAAAAATAACTCACTTATTTTTAAATTATCCAAAAGATAGCCCCGATGTCCGTATTAGTTCGAAGAGCCTGTGTTTATTGAGCTCGTAGAACTCATACGGCTATCAGGAGCTATAATAATGAAGTATTTCAAACATATCATTATATTTTTTTGTAAATTTCTATATATTTCTTTGCTGACTTATTCCAAGAATTATCTTTTTTCTTGGCATTTTTTATAATTTTTTGCCATTTTTCAGGCTTATGATAAATTTCAATAGCATATTTCAAACTGTTTAACATATCAGCTGAATTTAGCTGTTTAAATCCAAATCCATCTCCCTCTTCTGTATATTCATTGTAAGGTATAACAGTATCTTTCAACCCTCCAGTTTCTCTTACAAGTGGAATAGACCCATATCTCATTGCTAACATTTGAGATAAACCACAAGGTTCAAACACTGATGGCATTAAAAAGATATCAGAACCTGCATAAACATCAATAGATAGTTCTTGATTAAAACCTATATATGAGCAAACTCTTCCTGGATAAGCATGTTCTTTTTCTCTAAAGAAATTTTCATAATGTTTTTCTCCACTTCCAAGTAGAACAAATTGAACTCCCAAACTTAAAATTTCATCGAATCTTTCAACTATGAAATCTATTCCCTTTTGTCTATCAAGTCTTGAAATTATTGAAATAATAGGTGTATTTTCTTCTAAATTTAAACCTAATTTTTCTTGTAATTCGTGTTTTAAAGTTTTATGACTTTTTTTTGTCAAAGGATAAGATTCTTTATCTATTCCATTAACTACACCTTGCAATTTATAACTATATTTCTCAAATAATCCATGAATACCTTCTCCATATTCAACTGTTTTAATTTCATTTGCATAGCTTTCACTAACTGTGGTAATATAATTCGAATATACAACCCCAGCTTTTAAAAACGAAATCATATCATAATATTTTATTCCATCATCGTGAAAATAATTATCTCTATTTATTTCTAATAATTTTTCTATTACATCATTATAGAAAAGACCTTGAAATCTTAAATTATGAATAGTAAATATAGTTTTTATATCAAAAATATTTCTTTCTTTTAAATATATTGGAACTAGACCTGTTTGCCAATCATTACAATGGATTATATCTGGTTTAAACCCTGTTATATCCATAGTTTCAACTATAGCTTTTGCAAAAAATAAAAATCTTTCACAATCATCATATTCACCATAAATATTATCTCTTTTAAAATATCTCTCATTATCTACTAAATAATAGATATTTCCTCCATATTCTATTTCTTCTATTCCAACATATTCATTGTGATGTGCAACCCAAATTTCTTTATGACCTAAATGTTTTGCATTTTCAAAATATTTATTTTGAATTTTACTATACTTAGGCAAAATAATTCTTACATCTATTTTTTCATTTTTTAATGCTTTTGGTAA harbors:
- a CDS encoding glycogen synthase, encoding MKILFAASEAYPLIKTGGLGDVAYSLPKALKNEKIDVRIILPKYSKIQNKYFENAKHLGHKEIWVAHHNEYVGIEEIEYGGNIYYLVDNERYFKRDNIYGEYDDCERFLFFAKAIVETMDITGFKPDIIHCNDWQTGLVPIYLKERNIFDIKTIFTIHNLRFQGLFYNDVIEKLLEINRDNYFHDDGIKYYDMISFLKAGVVYSNYITTVSESYANEIKTVEYGEGIHGLFEKYSYKLQGVVNGIDKESYPLTKKSHKTLKHELQEKLGLNLEENTPIISIISRLDRQKGIDFIVERFDEILSLGVQFVLLGSGEKHYENFFREKEHAYPGRVCSYIGFNQELSIDVYAGSDIFLMPSVFEPCGLSQMLAMRYGSIPLVRETGGLKDTVIPYNEYTEEGDGFGFKQLNSADMLNSLKYAIEIYHKPEKWQKIIKNAKKKDNSWNKSAKKYIEIYKKI
- a CDS encoding homoserine kinase, with amino-acid sequence MSVYNNLTNFEKEFIEDIYSISIKKIENINSGILNSNFYIFTDNKKYVLRIFEETRDYKEDEQELILLEKLKNIIPVSTAIKNKKEEYISVLNNKKFSLFEYINGESIKKTNQFLIREIGRYLGKFHGFTANIKAEDFNRSTRINFDFYYKKIKEANINFENKNLILEEAKKIENINFSDLPSGIIHSDIFPDNVLMENNKINAIIDFNESYYAPFIIDLAIVINFWIKIFAFDKFEELELIRDFFNNYSQFRKITKEELKNMDLACKKVALTFVLLRAYKEKVEKSYDTAVNIEKKSYLDLIKLI